CCACAGTCGACAGTTATGACTATCAGCGGCCCTGTGTGTggacccatggatgtattaagagaacggtgtGGCCCGAGGACTTTTACTGTACATTCTACATTCTCTCCCCTGACTTAATTCAGACCAACACTGGCAGGAGTGCGTGTGCAGGCCTgtgtgggggaggagggggtggtTGACTTGATATGACCACCCCCCTATGATACAGATGTGACAAATGCCAGCCTTCTTTTGCTAAAGATCCACTTTTTTGGCAACGTACACTACAAAAGATTATGTCAAATCAATGTTTCTGGCATTTTTTATTAGTCATGCTTGTGGTGTGTCTCTAGAGATGGCAGTGtcggtcagtcagtcagtcagtcgcGCCACAATTTTGGCCCAGCTTCTCAACTTCTCAACTCAACCtatggatggattgccatgaattttggtacacacattcatgaaTTCTAATAACTTTTCATATaacaccatcatcaggtcatgGCCAAATAACCAATGGCATTCCCGTCAGCCTCAGTTTTACTTTGCTATTAAGCAaattgttagcatgctaacatgctacactaagatggtgaacattatACCTGTGTACACTGTGCCTAAATACCAAGCAGCAACCTCCCAGCCTGAAAACTGAAGCCAATGTGGAAGTGGTGTAAACCTGCGGCCGGGGGAGAGACGCCACTGTATTGAAGTCTATAAGAAcatgaccctacttctcacttgatttattaccttagTAAATAATTCTCTAATGAGTTTagggtctcaatcgctagtctATTTTAATACAGCATGATAAATTATGGacccatttattttttaaaagatgatAAAGCAGGGCATACTTTTGGGCGTGGCAACCTTGTCATTGACAATAACTCATTTATTACTCTTTGTATAATGAATTTTAATAACCAAGGGTCTAGGGAAGCCATTTTTATGTGCATCTTGGGATGACACACTAAAACACGTGTGCAGTGGGCCACAAAAGGTGGAAGCAAACCAGGAAGAGACCACACCTTTGCCGTGCGCACTAGGTTGCAACTGCCAGAAAGAGGCTCAAAGTGTGTGGCACCTGCCAAGTTTAAGTGCCAATGTATTTTGCCTATTAAATAGATAAActtaaatatttacaaaaagatAAGCATGGGCTGTGAAGTGCAGCTGCATCAGTAGTGtaaagcaaaaatgtcaaacaaaccAAATAGTCCTACTGGAGATGCTGTGCCTTTGGAGAGCGCATTCTTGCTTAAATAGGCCTGGTAGAGGTTCCAGCACATTCGGCTAGCGAGCCTCAGCTCTGACCGCAGAATcctgaaagagaggagaggtgaAAATCCTGCAGGCAGAGCAGAAGAGACATTGCAGCAACTTTCATTGGAATTAATGGGTGCCATTTTATAGTCCAGTAATCAGTCTtactaatttaaaaaattaacacTTGATTGTAGAACATTTATGAGACACTGCTTTGATTGGGAAACAAGTGTTAATCTGGCACGGCATTGTCAGATTTCTTTtggtggttttaaaaaaaataagagaagTAGATTTGACTATTGATACTTTTTTCAGTGTCAGTCACAAGTCAGAACAGGCCtctgtgcatgctgactcacccACACTGCTGATAAATTTGCCAAGAGGTGGGGGAAAATCTTATTTGTGTACAACCTGTGTATTTTCAATGTTGatcagttatatatatatatatatatatatatatatatatatatatatatatatatatatatatatatatatatatatatatatatatgtgtgaatAGAAATTACTTGATGGCCCTCCTCAGGATGATTCTGAAGTAAAATCCAAACAAAGTGTGAGACAAAATGATTGCTCCCTGCAGCGGTGTCTGTAAAATGTTCATACGTCTTGTTTGTTTGTCCCCCACCATGCTGTGCACAGTCTACAGCCCGCGGGACACTCAAATACCTGAGATTATTCTGGTTCTCCTTACTGCaggaatgtacagtatgtgttactCATAATCAACCAGAGAAGTGGAGCATGTCAATATTTTAAGATCAACACATTACATTATTCGAAGGCAAGAAAAGCACAGACCGGCTTTAGCTTTACGTGGGGTCAGTTTTCAAACTTTTAGTATGTTTAATCTCACTGGACAGGTTTCATGTATTTGTACATGCAGTTCACAGGGAACTGTTTATGTATTTCCCTACATCAGCTCCAACCAATATCCACTCCTTAAGGTCTGGGTTGGCAAGCTAAGTGGTAATTCAGGTAAGAGTTATGTGTTTTCGCAAACAGTAtgatcaacaaaaaaaaggaagttaaagctttagtgcgtaactttttgtgcggtcacggaaggcttgtatcatgtggacacaccgacagttttgttgtcattacttagaattcctcattggggcggcagaaactacgcaccatagctttaaaaagaaaaaggaatcaAATATTCAAAAACCCCGTGTGTGGCTCTATGAAGCAGTTCTAGGCTCAGTggagctttgagctaaatgctaaagtcagcatgcaaacatgctcacagtggaaatgctaacatgctgatgtttagcaggtttaCAATGTTCACCATTTTAGTTCAgtgcgttagcatgctaacggatGCTAATTAGTACagcacaaagtacagctgacaggattgtcattagttttacaggtatttggtcataaactcttctccgtgaaccatcaccttatcgtggtggagaggtttgtgtgtctctgtgaacctgagggctgtgttgtctggagctttgtgctcctggtagggtctcccaaggcaaagtggtctcaggtgaggggccagacaaagaatggttcaaaaaccccaatgaagaagcaaggtagagatggagtgaccctgccggaggaagcccgggccccgtctggagccaggcccaggcggcgggctcgtcgggcgagcgcctggtggcggggtttgccacggagcccgccgggcacagcccgaacaagctacgtggctcccatctctccagcccatgggcccaccacctgtgggaggaaccgttggggtcgggtgcgatgccacatgggtggcagtgaaggtcaggggcctcggcggaccagacccgggcggcagacgctggctctgggggcgtggaacgtcacctctctgtggggaaggagccggaactggtgcgggaggtgggcgctaccggttagatctggtggggcttacctctacgcacagtctcggttctggaaccatactcctggataggggttggactcttttcttctccggagttgcccagggtgtgaggcgccgggcgggtgtggggatactcacaagccccggctggcgccgctgtgttggagtttaccccggtgggcgagagggtcgcctccctcgcctgcgggttgtggggggaaaactctgactgttgtttgtgcatatgcaccaaacaggagttcggagtattcggccttcttggagaccttgactggagtcctgcatggggctccagtgggggactccattgttatgctggggacttcaacgcacgtgggcaatgatggagacacctggagggcgtgattgggaggaacggcctccctgatctaaaccagagtggttgtttgttgttggacttctgtgctagtcatggattgtctataacgaacaccatgttcgaacatagggatgctcataagtgtacctggtaccagagcaccctaggccgaaggtcaatgatcgatttcataattgtttcatctgatctgaggccgtatgttttggacactcgggtgaagagaggggcagagctgtcaaccgatcaccatctggtggtgagttgggtcaggggtggggaagactctggacagacctggtaagcccaaacgtgtagtgcgggtaaattgggaacgtctggaggaggcccctgtccgacagactttcaactcacacctccggcggagcttttcgtgcatccctgtggaggctgggggcattgaacccgagtggacaatgttcaaagtttccattgctgaagctgcggcgaggagctgtggtcttaggatcttaggtgcctcaaggggcggtaacccacgaacaccgtggtggacaccagtggtcagggaagccgtccgactgaagaaggagtccttccgggatatgttatctcggaggactccggaggcagttgcagggtaccgaagggcccgaagggctgcagcctctgccgtgaaagaggcaaagcagcgggtgtgggagaagtttggagaagacatggagaaggactttcggtcggcaccaaagtgtttctggaaaactgttcgccacctcaggaggaggaagggggaaccatccaagctgtgtacagtaaggatgggacactgttgacctccactgaggaggtaataggggcggtggagggagcactttgaggaactcctgaatccgactaatcgccctctatgttagaggcagagctggaggataacgggggattgtcgtcgatttcccaggcggaagtcactgatgtagtcaaacaactacacagtggcaaagccccggggattgatgagatccgtccagaaatgctcaaggctctgggtgtggaggggttgtcctggttgacacgcctcttcaacattgcgtggaagtctgggacggtgccaaaggagtggcagactggggtggtggttcctctttttaaaagggggaccagagggtgtgtgccaattataggggtatcacacttctcagcctccctggtaaagtctactccaaggtgctggaaaggagggttcggccgatagtcgaacctcgggttgaggaggaacaatgcggattccgtcctggtcgtggaacaacggaccagctcttcactctcgcaaggatcctggagggagcctgggagtatgcccaaccggtctacatgtgttttgtggatttggagaaggcgtatgaccgggtccccgggagatactgtgggaggtgctgcgggagtatggggtgaggggtctctactcagggccatccaatctctgtatgaccaaagtgagagctgtgtccgggttctcggtagtaagtcggactcgtttcaggtgagggttggcctccgccagggctgcgctttgtcaccaatcctgtttgtaatatttatggacaggatatcgaggcgtagtcggggtggggaggggttgcagtttggtgggctggggatctcatcgctgctctttgcagatgatgtggtcctgatggcatcatcggcctgcgaccttcagcactcactggatcgggttcgcaaccgagtgtcaagcggttgggatgaggatcagcacctctaaatcggaggccatggttctcagcaggaaaccgatggaatgccttctccaggtagggaatgagtccttaccccaagtgaaggagttcaagtaccttggggttttgttcgcgagtgaggggacaatggagcgggagattggtcggagaatcgggcgcagcgggtgcggtattgcattcaatctatcgcaccgttgtgacgaaaagagagctgagccagaaggcaaagctctcgatctaccggtcagttttcgttcctaccctcacctatggtcatgaaggctgggtcatgaccgaaagaacgagatccagggtacaagcggcgaaatgggtttcctcaggagggtggctggcgtctcccttagagatagggtgagaagctcagtcatccgtgaggagctcggagtagagccgctgctcgctgcgtcgaaaggagccagttgaggtggttcgggcatctggtaaggatgcccctgggcgcctcccctagggaggtgttccaggcacgtccagctgggaggaggcctcggggaagacccaggactaggtggagggattatatctccaacctggcctgggaacgcctcgggatcccccagtcggagctggttaatgttgctcgggaaagggaagtttggggtcccctgctggagctgctccccccgcgacccgacaccggataagcggacgaagatggatggatggatggatggatggatggtcatAAACTGGTTACATGTATACATATAGTGGATTTAATGTAAACACAATTCatcttatatatatttaattatctTTTCTATGTGAACATGTCAATGTCATGTCTGTTGAAGAAAGTTGCCTGCCTAAAACATAACTACTTAACACACCCCAAACTCCAGATTAAGATGCTGGAAATTAGCTACTTCTATCTATTCATGTCTGTTCTACTTTTTCACATGTAAACATGCAACTTAGTCAGACTTATGCAAAGTGTGCTTTGAACTTACAGGCTTCAACATGTAGAAGACATCTATCTGGTGTAGCTACATGCTTTCTCTCTGGGAAACACCCAAACAGTCACTTGATTAATTAAGACTTCAAAAACAATAGATTCTTAAGACTTCTGAAAGGATTCCAGGATCTTTGCTAGAGGCTGTCTGCTCCTCTTCATGTCCTCTTGCTCATGCTTTGTAACCACGGtaactgggaaaaaaaagaaaaggaactGGCCTGTGATTTTGAGCATCCTAACTAAGAGAATATCTAAGAATGTCTTGCTGGCACTGTCTAACGTGCAGAGGCAGAGCTGAGCAGCTGATGCATGCATCCCTCCTGGTAATCTGACGCATGATCTTGTGTGCATCTCCCCCAGTCTTTCTTACATATCAGCTCATTTCACCCACTTACTCACAGTTGATCGCACACTCTGTGGCTCGACTGCACCCACTTACTGTACGTGTGTGACTGGCTGCAGGCCACCTCATACCCACGCTACCAGAGCAGGGAGTTTAGAGGGGAAGTTAAAAcaatcttttcttctctttctgcaGGAATACGTGCACATAAAGCAGACCAAGGAAGGAGGAGTCACCATTTGTGCTTTAAAGCTGGCTGTCCGTTACTCCAGGGTGTCTCTCACGCTCTCTGGCTGACACCCAGCGCTCCCTCACCCTTGGCCCCAAATGGCTGACACACAGCAGTTCTTCACTGGCAAGCTTTATGTTCCTGTACACATGCTAAAGCTGCCAGCTGAAGAACTGCTCTGGTCAGCCCTGCCCCGGATGACTCAAGAAGAGGAAGTTGATGGGGGTTGCTGGGAAGAGGACTGAGAGGCTGTTTCACGCACTCTGTAGTCAGACTGGACTTTAATAGCCGGAAAGATTTGAGCCACCATTGTTTATATTCCTGTGTTAATCACATACAAGGTATATTTGACTTTAGGCAATACAGAATTCTTATGTTGTGGTCTTTTTCTCACAGAAACCTGCATACATTTTGtgcatgatgttttttttttttcctacaataaAGAACAATATTTTCTCAAACTACAGGTTTATTGTTGTGGACAGAACTGCAAACTATGAACACTAAAACGCATACTAGCACTGAAGGCTCTCTTgtccaaaaaacacacacacacacacacacacacacacacacacacacacacacacccatagaTCTATACAAAATATGTCACACTCATCCCTTTTAACCTTTACATCTCTGGTGATCCCATTAAAGAGGAAAGACAAGAAAGATCAGATTAAATTGAAATGCTCTTCAAATTTAAAACTATCCTCAGATATTAGCAATAACTCCTTAAAGTGCTGACATTTAGTCAGGACTGTATGAATCAATTTAGTTTGCTGTTTCATATTAGATGTGAAAGATATGTGTCTGTTCTCCAGGGCTTAAATGCATCACCAGCTGCTACAAACTACAAATTTTTACAGACTCAGGAAGGTATTGATGTAAAATAATCCCTAAAATTGACCAATATTCACTTCAATGCTTAGTTTATTTGGCATCAGCAGCAGGTTAGTTTAactgtattactgtaaattGAATTTCTTTAATgaagaaaacattttgtttcaacTCTGTCTCCTTCAATttttaaaatagtaattttCGAGCAAATAGTGCATTCTCCATTTTTCTTCTGATTGAGCTTTGTTGGTTTGCACTgccaagaaaaaaacacatctgaacGATCTGAATAGATAATTGTATGAATATATTGTTTACATTTCAAAGACAGATATCTGTAAATTAGGGGAAATAATCTGAAACTGGGGAGTTGCCGCATTTATAAATCTACAATCTAACAACCTACAATGTGGTCTTGGTGCAGTTTCCCCTAAATCACCACTAGGTGGCATGATCACCTGTCCAAAACTGCCAGAGAGCCTTGTTTCCCTGAAGAAAAATGAGGGAAATCAAGTCAGACTGGCTTATTGCCACCTAATGTGGATGAACATGGTATTAAATATGTGGGGACATCTCAGTTGATTGGGATTCAAACATCATTGATGAAACGTTGCCCTATCCAGTGGTagactggaaacgatccaaacagtctTGTCagtcaactaagtgtttaatggtccaatcatttcagctggacttgtaggccgatatattgttgggtagtttaatttataataatacatcgtattttataaactacatgtgttttgtgtgcaaaaatcataatttgtaaaataacaagtaactaaagctgtcagatgaatgtagtggagtaaaaagtactatatttctctctgaactgtagtggagtagaagcagaaagtggcatgaaaagtaaagtagaagtacctcaaatttgtacttcattacagtacttgagtacatgtacttagctacattccaccactggcctTATCCATATGTTATATCTAATATATAAGTATATTAAAAACAAAGCTACATTGACCAAATCCCAAATTTTTTAAGGCAATTCTTATACAGATTGACATGTATGATGTAGTGATAAACACTGCATGATGGATAATTGAAATTCCTCTGATGGAATAAGttttcagattttattttacgTTTAAGTACTTATCAGCAAAATgaggtatcaaaagtaaaagtgtaaagtttaagtttatttatttcaaaaaggGACAGTGTAGGctatattaatgaacatttcaAAGAATGTAAATATACAGGATTATAGCCAGGGGCTAATTTCCATCCTTAGTCCCTGACAGGTTGCTGGTCCCTATAAATTAagttaaatacataaaacaaatcagagtaaaacatcacaataaaaaattacataaattacaGCTCAACAACAGAGGACAAATTACAGATTATCCCAGCTAGTGACAACAGGTTTGATTTTACAGTAGCcattttttaaactgtttggaaaatgaGGTGAGAGTTGATAATTCACATATTGCACTTGGTTTACAGTTCCAGGTAGTGGTTGCTCTAAAGGAAATAATAGCCTGGCCAAATGCACTTTTCCTAAAGGGAACAGTGCAGTTCAATGTACAGTATTACATTATTGTCTTATTACATTAtattcatttagctgatgcatttattattttatattttattggattattatCACTGATGCAAGAATCTGTAGCGTCATATGCTGTTGGGTAGTTAATTTGCAATGATGCATTCGATGTTCTACACTATGTTTATTTACTAAAGTTAATACAAATTCGAGtacttatattatattacaactACTTATAAATATtgagtctttttttaatttatttcattataCTAGTTGCTTTACAgattcatgttttacaaaaataTGACGTAAAATGCAATAACTAAATCTTACAAATACATGTGGAGTAAAAAAATAGGGAAGTATAAAGTATGCAATAGAAAtgtatacttaaagtacaagtaaggctacgttcagactgcaggccaaagtggcccaaatccgatttttttggggtcaagtgaccaggtcaggcttcttcagaagtagtgtgaaaacccagatctgatttgtttcaatgcgaccgcagtgtgaacagccaaggcggatttgatgtgacttttaccTCAAAAACCCTCGCTGCGCCCACTCTCCCCGCGGGGAGGGGCgggccccctgcttccagtgctGCTGTTAACCGGGGCGGACTGTCCTCATTGTTACCCAACCGCGTGTCGCATCACCAGGGCGGGGATCGGCTCACGTAAAAAGGTGATGTGGGCGTGCGCCCGGCTGAGGTGGGATCCCGGTCCCTCGGGGTCGGGCGCACCACCAGCCCGAGTTTCCGCACCGCCGGGGAGGTGGAGCGTGTGCGAGGACGAAGCCAGAGTGGTGGAGGCCCGTAGCGGTCCTGACGTGCAAATTGGCCGTCcggtcacacagacctctgtagtgaatttgcagccataaccccgcaaatatgtctctctttctcttcagtcttctcctcctcagcacctgcgcaTTGACgttatggctgccattacacaaacattttaatacaaaataaaaaaataaaagcgaaaatgctgacttcctccataacctccctaactttagtgtaacagtgctgcgtctgatgtcatcgttattgttcttttgcgcatgcaggtcatttcaaaaccgcaaacagttcacactggaatctgatatagcccacattttaaaaggtcatgtgaatagccaaacaaaaaatcggatctgagcaaaaaatcagaatcaggcattaagacttgcggtgtgaacgtagcctaaatGATACTTATGTAGTTAACCAATTATCTGTGGTCATGGTGGAAGCCATTTATAGGCAGAAAAAGAAAGCTGTAAGGTGCGAGAAAGTTTAAAGGGGGTGTAAAGTTGGAATAcctgagacagacagtgaggttcCTGTGAgactccccatctctctctctctctctctcttcctctcacaAGCTGTGCGGTGTCCTACATGCTGATCCAGCTGATGCCCCCGCGCGTAAATGGAAAGCTTTTACGCATCGCGCGCGTTCACTTCCAAAGACATGTTTTTGCATTGTCACACGCCGCGCCTGGTGCATAAGTAGGCCTTAGACACTGGGGATGTTCTGTGGAGATGTAAGGGATGCGGTAATACCTCACTACATAATagaggggggtggggtggggatGGGGGGTAATAGGCGAGGCGTGCGTCCTGACGCTCACCGCCAACTAAACGCGAGAGGGACTCAGACATCAATAACATCTCGCTCATCAATAAGACATTGTGATGGAGTTAGACTGCTTAATTAAATAGGTTGCCTTGAAGGTATTGGGCTTTCTGAATTTATAATATTTAATCTAATGATCCCCAATGGAGAACATCTGAAGGGCGATTCTTCAGCATCTCCATCCAAAGGAAAGCGGCTCGGTCAGATACAGATACTAAGACTTGGAGATTTCTTATCTCTCAGTGATGGCTATCAACACTGATGCTGCCTTTGGGAAAAGCGCCCTCGGCGAGAGGGAAGTTTCCAATCCCACCGACTTCCAGGACACGGAGAAGCTGCTGAGCATTGCGACCACCGAGCCCACCGGGCAGAGCAACATCAAACCGTCCGACTCCTTCTCCCTCAATATCAGAGGGAGCGTCCGGTCCCTGGATGCTGACCAGAACGGACACAGATCACCGCTAAAGTCGGGCTCCATCGGGCATCTGTCGACCCCACCCAAATCCTTGTCCCGTCTCAGCCTGGGCCCGCTTCCCTCCCCGGTGCCGCCCGGGTCCGTACCCCCAAGTTACCTCTGGCTCGCCGTGCTGTCCTGTTTCTGCCCCGCAGTGCCGCTCAACGTATGTGCCTTGTGGTATGCAAATGtggtgagtgttccatttattTACAGCTTCATTGTCTTCACAATAACACAATGTAGATTCTTTTTCTTAGTATTATACGCCTGTGGTATATTCTAAATACAGTGTTTACGCCTTTTCAAACACTACAGGTGTTTTGCTTCTGTTGCGTTTAAATAATTCATTGTTAATCACCTCCTTCATTTTCCTGTCCCATTAGTCGAGGTCTGTTCTCCATACAGGAGATATTGAAGGAGCAAGGAAGTATGGGCGTCTGTCTATGCTGCTCAGCTGTCTGGCAATGCTGCTGGGTGTGGCTGTCATCATCTTCATAGTGTTTACATTAGGTATGGAAGAaagacatacaaacaaacacactcaaaaTGCTAAGCGTAAAGCTATGTATCTTAATTTATCTTTTTCTCTGCGTCTCAGAGACCCAGAAGTGAATTGTGGGATGGAAGGAGT
This genomic interval from Perca flavescens isolate YP-PL-M2 chromosome 13, PFLA_1.0, whole genome shotgun sequence contains the following:
- the LOC114567066 gene encoding trafficking regulator of GLUT4 1 is translated as MAINTDAAFGKSALGEREVSNPTDFQDTEKLLSIATTEPTGQSNIKPSDSFSLNIRGSVRSLDADQNGHRSPLKSGSIGHLSTPPKSLSRLSLGPLPSPVPPGSVPPSYLWLAVLSCFCPAVPLNVCALWYANVSRSVLHTGDIEGARKYGRLSMLLSCLAMLLGVAVIIFIVFTLETQK